In Chitinophaga nivalis, a single genomic region encodes these proteins:
- a CDS encoding DUF6263 family protein produces the protein MKKFLGLITIAITLTFTAIGQEYVGLNYNFSKGQLFELEQKSRSETYMTVNEVTQRTTRDYNNIISIDVTDIIPGKSILTFRYKELKFNFNAKNQNIFVDAKVANDKEPFQAGLKNMLDKPFTVEIQVTGIINKIAGLDEILEDAASAFSQLKPNEQEAYKKLMKDQFGAEAFRSWLEQLLIMYPPHGIKTGTQWEENVPMRGGLVGRVDLYWNLQTWDTQTAKIGGTAKIKTDKVQLLTLEDDIKATAEISGTTSSNYLVNRSSGLPSICVQNTEMNGDYTYKANKAKRLKRDLKVPVKIVTNASYKIKQMK, from the coding sequence ATGAAAAAATTTCTGGGACTGATCACCATCGCCATCACCCTGACCTTTACGGCTATCGGGCAGGAATATGTAGGACTCAACTACAATTTCAGCAAAGGACAACTGTTTGAACTGGAGCAAAAGAGCCGCAGCGAAACCTACATGACTGTGAACGAAGTCACCCAACGTACCACCCGTGACTATAATAATATTATCAGCATAGATGTCACCGATATTATTCCGGGAAAATCAATTCTAACCTTCCGTTATAAAGAACTTAAATTCAATTTCAACGCCAAGAACCAGAACATTTTTGTGGATGCAAAAGTGGCCAACGATAAGGAACCTTTTCAGGCAGGCCTGAAAAACATGCTGGACAAACCTTTCACCGTTGAGATTCAGGTAACCGGTATTATCAATAAAATAGCAGGGCTGGACGAAATCCTGGAAGATGCCGCCAGCGCTTTCAGTCAACTGAAACCCAACGAACAGGAAGCGTACAAAAAACTGATGAAAGATCAGTTTGGCGCCGAAGCTTTCCGGAGCTGGCTCGAACAGCTGCTCATCATGTATCCGCCACATGGTATCAAAACCGGTACGCAGTGGGAAGAAAATGTACCAATGCGGGGCGGACTTGTAGGTCGCGTGGACTTATACTGGAACCTGCAAACCTGGGATACCCAGACGGCTAAAATAGGCGGTACCGCTAAAATAAAAACCGATAAGGTACAACTGCTGACACTGGAAGACGATATCAAAGCTACGGCAGAAATAAGCGGCACGACCTCTTCCAACTATCTCGTCAACCGCAGCAGCGGATTGCCCAGTATATGTGTACAGAATACAGAGATGAACGGTGATTACACCTATAAAGCCAATAAGGCCAAAAGGTTAAAACGGGACCTGAAAGTACCGGTGAAAATCGTCACCAACGCTTCCTATAAAATAAAACAAATGAAATAA
- a CDS encoding TIGR02757 family protein has protein sequence MKIQQLKDFLDAKAAYYNHPDFITNDPICIPHRFSVLQDIEIAGFFAAVLAWGNRTSIIKKCTELMKMMDNSPYDYIRHHQPRERMKLMSFCHRTFNGLDLLYFVEFLQHYYTNVTSLEFAFSGHLTEKDENVEKALLGFHKVFFALEHPERTRKHISTPARNSACKRLNMYLRWMVRKDENGVDFGLWQHISPSQLICPVDVHVSRVAARLGLIPEAKADWKTATALTHQLKKLDPDDPAKYDFALFGLGVIEKYV, from the coding sequence ATGAAGATCCAACAATTAAAGGATTTCCTGGATGCAAAAGCCGCGTATTACAATCACCCGGACTTTATCACCAATGATCCTATCTGTATCCCACACCGGTTCAGCGTACTACAGGATATTGAAATTGCCGGCTTCTTTGCAGCCGTATTAGCCTGGGGTAACCGCACCAGTATTATTAAAAAGTGTACGGAGCTCATGAAGATGATGGATAATTCGCCCTACGACTATATCCGGCATCACCAGCCACGAGAGCGGATGAAACTGATGTCTTTCTGCCACCGTACCTTTAATGGACTGGACCTGCTCTATTTCGTAGAATTTCTCCAGCACTACTACACCAACGTTACTTCCCTGGAATTTGCCTTCAGCGGGCATCTGACGGAAAAGGATGAAAACGTGGAAAAGGCCCTGCTGGGATTTCACAAAGTATTCTTTGCACTGGAACATCCGGAAAGAACCCGTAAGCACATATCTACGCCTGCCAGGAATTCTGCCTGCAAACGATTGAACATGTATTTACGCTGGATGGTCAGAAAAGATGAAAATGGCGTGGATTTTGGGCTGTGGCAACACATCTCCCCCTCGCAGCTTATTTGTCCGGTAGATGTACATGTTAGCAGGGTAGCCGCCAGACTGGGGTTGATTCCGGAAGCCAAAGCCGACTGGAAAACAGCCACAGCACTCACGCACCAGTTAAAAAAACTGGATCCGGACGATCCTGCCAAATATGACTTTGCCTTATTCGGCCTGGGGGTGATCGAAAAATACGTTTGA
- a CDS encoding cystathionine gamma-synthase translates to MKLGTKLIHAGVAPDPSTGAIMTPIFQTSTYVQSAPGEHKGYEYARTQNPTRDALQNALAAIENGTHGISFGSGLAATDGVIKLLQPGDEVIATNDLYGGTYRIFTKVFERYGIKFTFVDMQDAANIEPHITAKTKMIWVETPTNPLLKIIDLAACAQIARKHEVLLCVDNTFASPYLQNPLDLGADIVLHSATKYLGGHSDVVHGAVIVKNEALAQQLYFIQNSCGAVPGPQDCFLVLRGIKTLHVRMQRHCENGAAIAHFLRNHSKVAKVYWPGFTDHPNHEVAKQQMRGFGGMISFTLKDDNIEAANRVLSNTHLFSLAESLGGVESLIGHPASMTHASIPREERIKNGLADSLIRLSVGIEDVDDLIEDLNNAIG, encoded by the coding sequence ATGAAGCTGGGTACTAAACTCATACACGCAGGTGTAGCTCCCGATCCATCCACAGGCGCCATTATGACGCCAATCTTTCAAACGTCCACCTATGTACAAAGTGCACCAGGTGAACACAAAGGCTACGAATATGCCCGGACCCAGAACCCAACCCGGGATGCCTTACAGAACGCCCTGGCAGCGATAGAAAATGGTACACATGGTATTTCTTTCGGCAGCGGCCTGGCTGCTACTGATGGCGTTATCAAGCTGCTGCAACCCGGAGACGAGGTAATTGCGACCAACGACTTGTATGGTGGCACCTATCGCATCTTCACCAAAGTATTTGAGCGTTACGGTATTAAGTTCACTTTTGTGGACATGCAGGACGCCGCCAACATCGAACCCCATATCACCGCTAAAACAAAGATGATCTGGGTAGAAACGCCAACCAATCCGCTGCTGAAGATTATAGACCTGGCTGCCTGTGCACAGATTGCCCGTAAACATGAGGTGCTGCTGTGTGTAGACAATACCTTTGCGTCTCCTTATCTCCAGAATCCCCTGGACCTGGGCGCCGACATCGTATTGCATTCTGCCACCAAATACCTGGGCGGCCACAGCGACGTGGTACATGGTGCTGTAATTGTGAAAAATGAAGCGCTGGCACAACAGCTCTATTTCATACAAAACAGCTGTGGTGCTGTTCCCGGCCCGCAGGACTGTTTCCTGGTATTGCGCGGTATCAAAACCCTGCATGTAAGAATGCAGCGTCATTGTGAGAATGGTGCGGCCATTGCCCATTTCCTGCGTAATCACAGTAAAGTGGCTAAAGTTTACTGGCCTGGCTTTACCGACCATCCTAATCATGAAGTGGCGAAGCAACAGATGCGTGGCTTCGGAGGAATGATTTCCTTTACCCTGAAAGATGACAATATCGAAGCTGCCAACCGGGTACTCAGCAATACCCACCTGTTTTCACTGGCAGAATCACTGGGTGGTGTGGAATCCCTGATCGGACATCCGGCCTCCATGACTCATGCCTCTATCCCACGGGAAGAAAGAATCAAAAACGGGCTGGCCGACTCCCTGATCCGCCTGAGTGTAGGTATTGAAGATGTAGACGATTTAATAGAAGATCTGAATAATGCCATAGGATAA
- a CDS encoding DUF2911 domain-containing protein has protein sequence MMRKMLLWAFISGIFSLTAGAQDKKLPPLDASPMDMAYYPVMYPYIVKVKGEPGALVARVVYSRPQTKGRNIFGNLEEYGKIWRLGANEATEIEFFRPVVIAGKNIPKGRYTLYAIPTEKIWTLILNKETDIWGSFKYDQRKDVVRTALPVVPLSAPVDAFTMVFEKGDPGANLVIAWDKVSVSLPIKWSEAITSNVKRSK, from the coding sequence ATGATGAGAAAAATGCTCTTATGGGCCTTCATATCAGGTATATTCAGTTTAACCGCAGGTGCCCAGGATAAAAAATTACCCCCATTGGATGCCAGCCCGATGGATATGGCTTACTACCCCGTTATGTATCCTTACATAGTAAAAGTAAAAGGTGAACCAGGCGCACTGGTAGCCAGAGTAGTATACAGCCGGCCACAAACAAAAGGCAGAAACATCTTTGGCAACCTGGAAGAGTATGGTAAAATATGGCGACTGGGAGCCAACGAAGCAACAGAAATAGAATTTTTCAGACCTGTAGTGATCGCCGGTAAAAACATTCCTAAGGGCCGTTATACCCTGTATGCGATTCCTACCGAGAAAATATGGACCCTGATCCTGAATAAGGAAACCGATATCTGGGGCTCCTTCAAATATGATCAGCGTAAAGATGTGGTAAGAACAGCCCTGCCGGTTGTACCGCTGTCTGCCCCGGTAGATGCCTTTACCATGGTATTTGAAAAAGGGGATCCGGGCGCCAACCTCGTGATTGCCTGGGACAAGGTAAGTGTGAGCCTGCCTATCAAATGGTCTGAAGCCATTACCAGCAATGTAAAAAGAAGTAAATAA
- a CDS encoding acyl carrier protein phosphodiesterase, translated as MNYLAHAYLSFRQPELITGNLIADFVKGSAKLITYSPGIQQGIRIHRAIDSYTDQHPVTSMAKRFFLPSCGHYSGVFTDLVYDHFLATDTGRFSPDSLLSFSRYVYDEITSREAQLPATFLQMFQYMQQHNWLYNYRTIDGISSSFRGISRRTKYLQTDPALIIAVFLEHYQELQSCYHSFFPQLETYVENLLLTENR; from the coding sequence ATGAATTATCTGGCCCATGCTTATCTTTCTTTCCGGCAACCGGAACTGATTACCGGTAACCTGATTGCTGATTTTGTGAAAGGCAGCGCAAAACTCATTACCTATTCACCGGGCATTCAACAAGGTATCCGTATACACAGAGCAATTGATAGTTATACCGATCAGCATCCGGTAACGAGTATGGCCAAACGTTTTTTCCTACCCTCCTGCGGGCACTACAGCGGCGTGTTTACCGACCTGGTCTATGATCATTTCCTGGCAACAGACACCGGTCGTTTTTCGCCCGATAGCCTGCTTTCGTTCTCCCGTTACGTTTATGATGAAATTACTTCCCGCGAAGCGCAGCTACCGGCCACCTTTTTACAGATGTTCCAGTATATGCAGCAGCACAACTGGTTATATAATTATCGAACCATAGACGGTATCTCCAGTTCTTTCCGGGGTATCTCCCGCAGAACAAAATACCTGCAAACAGACCCGGCCCTGATTATTGCCGTTTTTCTCGAACACTACCAGGAGTTGCAATCCTGCTACCATTCCTTTTTTCCTCAGCTGGAAACATATGTGGAAAATTTGTTACTAACTGAAAACCGCTAA
- a CDS encoding alpha/beta hydrolase family protein translates to MHRISLLVMISCLCSCLLFTNQGYAQQLAGDWHGNVAFLPIQLHITWDSTAHRYKTTMDSPKQQAFGLPFNSFQVTDDSITAGISTIQATLSARIISPDSISGKWQQGNNRVLLSLRRSTLSITLPPRPQEPLLPLPYRSEDVTYTNTDKSITYSGTLTTPLKGGPFPAVLLISGSGPQNRNSEFYGHKPFLVLSDYLTRQGIAVLRVDDRGTAQTTGIYATATVTDFAVDARTNIAYLRSRKDLINPSSIGIIGHSEGGIIGPMVAAGNKDIAFLVMLAGPGAKGKDVLIAQNKALFQQSGADTSALKTYLTLYGKLVDLCLEQDTTGLYVKANKLVQQWETAQSSAVKAQFGITPANVGQQTQTFIRFMCKPEFKSILAYDPQPFLRNIQCPVLALNGSKDLQVVPDFNLAGIAKICRDNGNKKVTTRELPGLNHLFQTASTGAPAEYSQISETFSPIAMELIGSWIKQQVSR, encoded by the coding sequence ATGCATCGTATCTCTTTACTGGTAATGATTTCCTGTCTTTGCAGCTGTCTTCTTTTTACAAACCAGGGGTACGCCCAGCAGCTGGCCGGCGACTGGCATGGTAATGTGGCTTTCCTCCCTATCCAGCTGCACATTACCTGGGACAGTACCGCCCATCGTTACAAAACCACGATGGACAGCCCCAAACAACAGGCCTTCGGACTGCCTTTTAATAGCTTTCAGGTGACGGACGATAGTATTACCGCCGGTATATCAACGATTCAGGCCACCCTGAGTGCACGTATTATTTCACCGGATAGTATCAGCGGCAAATGGCAACAAGGTAATAACCGTGTACTACTCTCCCTTCGCAGGAGCACACTTTCCATTACGCTTCCGCCACGCCCCCAGGAACCATTACTGCCATTGCCTTACCGGTCTGAAGATGTTACCTACACCAATACCGATAAAAGCATCACCTATAGCGGTACCCTGACCACGCCATTAAAAGGAGGACCATTTCCGGCAGTTTTGCTGATCAGCGGTTCCGGTCCTCAAAACCGGAACAGTGAATTTTATGGACATAAACCTTTCCTCGTATTATCGGATTACCTGACCCGGCAAGGCATTGCAGTATTGCGGGTAGATGACCGCGGCACCGCTCAGACAACCGGCATATATGCTACCGCTACGGTGACCGATTTTGCCGTAGATGCGCGCACCAATATTGCTTATCTGCGATCCCGGAAGGACCTTATTAATCCTTCTTCCATTGGCATCATAGGCCACAGCGAAGGAGGGATCATTGGCCCCATGGTGGCTGCCGGTAATAAAGACATTGCCTTTCTGGTAATGCTGGCCGGGCCGGGGGCCAAAGGGAAAGACGTACTGATAGCACAGAACAAGGCATTGTTTCAGCAAAGCGGCGCAGATACCTCCGCACTTAAAACCTACCTGACCCTATATGGGAAGCTGGTGGATTTATGCCTGGAACAAGATACCACAGGGCTGTATGTAAAAGCCAACAAACTGGTACAGCAGTGGGAAACCGCACAATCATCTGCCGTGAAAGCACAATTTGGTATTACACCGGCAAACGTGGGCCAGCAAACACAAACCTTTATCAGATTTATGTGTAAACCGGAGTTCAAATCCATACTGGCCTATGATCCGCAACCTTTTCTCCGCAACATTCAATGCCCGGTGCTGGCCCTCAACGGGAGCAAGGATCTGCAGGTAGTTCCTGACTTTAACCTGGCGGGCATCGCAAAAATTTGCCGGGATAACGGCAATAAAAAGGTGACGACCCGGGAGTTGCCAGGCTTAAATCACCTGTTCCAGACAGCATCCACCGGCGCACCGGCGGAATACAGTCAGATCAGTGAAACGTTTTCTCCTATAGCTATGGAGCTGATTGGCAGCTGGATCAAACAACAGGTTAGCCGGTAA